A stretch of DNA from Limnohabitans sp. MORI2:
ACGCCGGGCTCCATGCGGATGGTGTACGCGATGTCTTCGTGCAGCCTGCGGTTGATGTCCACCAAGAAGTCGATGGTGCGGATGGGGTCTCGCTTCAAGGCCTTGAAATCAATGGTCTTGAAATACGCTTTCAATTTGGGAGTGAAACGGCTTGTGACTAAATACGGCGCAAGCTCAAGGGCTGATGACAGGCCGTAATTGAAAGGAAATTTTTCAGCATGTGGTTCGAGGAAGAAGTCAAACGGGTTATAGACCGCCATCTCCACCACCAAATCCACCGTGACTTTGAACTCACGCGTCTTTTCAGGGAACACCAATCGGGCTTGGTAGTTGGCAAAGGGGTCTTGCTGCCAGTTGATGAAATGCTCGGGTTCGACCTTCAGAGAATATGAAATGACGTTGCTGCGGCAGTGTGGGGCAGGGCGCAAGCGAATGACCTGCGGGCCTAACTCAACCAGTCGGTCGTAGCTGTAATGGGTGACGTGGTGGAGTGCGGCATGGATAGACATATAGTTTGTCTAGCAAAACACGCGCCATGCTTGATGCGCCAAAGCGGTGCGTATCGGGTGGCCTAGGTGGGCTCAAGTTTTCTGATGCCCCGCCGATACCCTAGGCAACTCAGTTTTATCTTTGACACCCACCATGCGCTCACGCCATTTTTCTGTTGTTGCTTTTGTGTTGACCAGCCTTTTGGCTTGGGCTGCGCCTGCTTCGGCTGAGTGGAGCGAATTGGTCAAAGAAGAAGAAGCCACGTACTACTTCGACAAAGAAGCCGTTATGCCTGTGCATGTCTCGCGTTTTGCTTGGGTGTTGACCGACTTGCCCAAGGCTGAAAAGACACCCACGGGTGAGAGCTACAAGTCGATGATGTTGCGCGTGCGCATGTACTGCAAGAACGACACCGTGGTCCGCCTGTCTGTGAGCTACTTTGACAAGCAAATGGGCAAAGGCAAAGAAGTGGCCTCGGACGATGTGCACGAATGGCGTCCACGCGAATACCCAATTCGCCCCAACACTTATCTGGCCGCTTTGAAGAAAGAAGTGTGCGGCGGCTCTAAAGCTGCTTCGGGCTAAAGCCCAGCCGACAAACCCTTGGATGCGAAAGCCCCTGCCGAATGGCTGGGGCTTTTTAACTTGTGAGTGGGCATCGCCCACGTTCCGCAATGTTGGGCCGAACATGCGGCCATGTTTTCTGTCATCACACCTTTCGCCTTAGGCTGGATCGCAGGCACGGCTTTGCAGTTGCAGCAGGCGCAGTTGTGGGCGGGTGAGGTGTATTGGGGTTTGGGTGCGACGGCGCTTATGTTGGCGTATGCCGTCGCTCGCTTGGATGCTTGGGGATTTACGTTCACGCGGCTAGATGTTTTTCCTTTTGTCCGCAGCGCCTTGGCTTTGTTTTCGCGTGCTTCAGCTAGCGCTATTTGGCATTCAGTGGTTTGGTGTGCGCTGGCCTGCACTTTGGCTTTTGCACAAGCAGGCGCACGGGCCAGTCACTATGCACAAAGCGCTCTGAACCCCGCAATCGAAGGCCGCACTTTGCACGTGGTGGGCATCGTGGCCAACTTGCCGCAGCGCATGGAAGACAGTGCGCGGTTTCGCTTCAAGGTGGAGTCGGCCCGTGATAACGATGGCGCACGGGTGCAGCTGCCGCCACAGTTGCTGCTGGGTTGGTATGGCAACCGATTGAATGGCAGTGACGACAAAGTGCAAGCCCCGCCCGCAGACTTGCGCCCCGGCGATCGCTGGCAACTGGCTGTGCGCCTCAAAGCGCCGCATGGCCACATCAACCCGCATGGTTTTGATTACGAGCTGTGGCTATGGGAGCAGGGCCTGCAAGCCACGGGCTATGTGCGTAACGGAGCCAAAGATGCGCCGCCGAAGTGGCTGGGCGGTACATGGGCATACCCTGTGGAGCGGCTGCGTCAGCATGTGCGCAGCGCCATTGATGCACGCGTGTCTGACCGCGCCATGGCGGGCGTTGTGGCGGCCTTGTTGGTGGGCGACCAAGCGGCGATTGAGCGTGCGGATTGGGATGTGTTTCGTGCCACGGGCGTGGCGCACCTCATGGCAATTTCGGGTTTGCATATCACGGGTCTCGCGTGGCTGGCGGCACTGTGTGTGGGCTGGTTGTGGCGGCGCAGCGATGTGTGGTCGCCTCGCAAGCCTTGGAGCTTGTGGCTTCCTGCACCTATTGCTGCCAGTGCATGTGCCGCCATCGTGGCGCTGGCGTATGCGGTGTTCACCGGCTGGGGTGTGCCCGCGCAGCGCACGGTGTGGATGCTTGGGGTGGTCACGCTGCTGCGCGTGTATGGCTTGCGTTGGCCTTTGATGCAGGTGTGGCTGACCGTGTGTGCGGTGGTCCTGGCGCTAGACCCGTGGGCGTTGATGCAGGCAGGGTTTTGGCTCAGCTTTGTGGCGGTGGGGGTGTTATTTGCTTCTGGTTCTCATGACCAAGTCGCTGTCAGTTCGCTGTGGGCCGCCGCCCAACGCATGTGGCGCGAGCAGTGGCTGATGAGTGTGTGCTTGGCCCCGCTGACCTTGCTGCTGTTTCACCAAGTGTCTGTCGTGGGCTTGCTCGCCAACTTGCTGGCTGTGCCGTGGGTGACCTTGGTGATCACACCGCTGTGCATGCTAGGGCTGGTGTTGCCATTTGCGTGGAGCGTGGCGGCAGAGGCTTTGCAGGGGTTAGTGTGGCTACTCAAAGCGTGCGCGGGTGTGTCGTGGGCGCAGTGGTCGGCACCGGCTGCACCTTTGTGGGCGGGGGCAGCCGCGCTAGTAGGCATGAGCGTGTGGGCCATGCGCGTGCCCATGTGGCTGCGTTGGTTTAGCCTGGCCTTGGTGCTGCCCGTGCTCAGCTGGCAAACACCGCGCCCAGCACACGGCACGTTTGAATTGGTGGCGGTTGACATGGGGCAGGGCCATGCCGTGTTGGTGCGCACCGCCACGCACAGCTTGCTCTACGACACAGGGCCGCGCTACTCGGCTGAGACCGATGCAGGCCAACGCGTGCTCGTGCCGCTGCTGCGTGCATGGGGAGAGCGGCTAGACCGCATCATCATCAGCCACCAAGACAGCGACCACAGTGGCGGCGCACCTGCGGTGATGGCGATGCAACCGCAAGCCGGTGTGTTGACGTCGATTGCGACCGAACACCCGCTGCAACAGTTGGGTGCGATGCAACGCTGCGAACGCGGGCAGTCGTGGGCATGGGATGGGGTTCAGTTTGAGGTGTTGCACCCAAGCGCGGCTGACTATGAACGCAAGCTCAAGCCCAATGCGCTGAGTTGTGTGTTGCGCGTGACAGCTTCGCGGTTGGAGACCAGAAGCACAATCGGTGCAGCCTTTCACGCCCTAAATGTGTCTGCCTTGCTCGCAGGCGACATCGAAGCTGCACAAGAGCAAGCGCTATTACAAAGCGGCCAAGCTCTGCAAGCCGATTGGTTGCTGGTGCCGCATCACGGCAGCGCCACATCGTCGACGCAAGCTTTTTTAGAAGCGGTTGATCCCAGCATCGCTATCGTGCAAGCGGGCTACCGCAATCGCTTCGGTCATCCAAGGCCGGATGTGCTGCAGCGCTACAGCGACTTAGGGGTGCTCGTGGTGCAAACACCCCGTTGTGGTGCATCGACTTGGCGCAGCGAACACCCCAAGTTGGTGCAATGTGAGCGAAATCAAAGACAACGCTATTGGCAACACGTATTCTGAGAGCTGGCACTTTACTTGCGTAAGAGAGTGCAGGAGTTCCCTGATATGCACAAGTTTGATGAAATGTATGCCCAGCTGCCATTTGTAGACAGCGCGGTGCGCCCCCACTACCGGAACTACTTGGACTGGCTCAAGCGCCAAGATCCACAAACCATGCGCGACAGGCGCGAAGAAGCCGAGATGATTTTTCGCCGTGTCGGTATCACCTTTGCGGTGTACGGCGACAAAGACGAAGACGGTGCTGGGACTGAACGCCTCATTCCATTTGATTTGATTCCCCGCATCATCCCCGCCCATGAGTGGACCAGTATGCAAAAGGGTTTGGTACAGCGGGTGAATGCGCTCAATATGTTCATTCATGACGTGTATCACGAGCAAGGCATTCTCAAAGCGGGCATCATCCCCAGCGAACAAATTTTGAACAACGCCCAATACCGCCCTGAGATGCGTTGGGTCGATGTCCCACACAAGGTGTATTCGCAAATCAGTGGCATTGACATCGTGCGTGCGCCCGATGCCCAAGGCAATGGTGAGTACTACGTGCTCGAAGACAACTTGCGCGTACCCAGCGGTGTGAGCTACATGCTGGAAGACCGCAAGATGATGATGCGACTCTTCCCTGAGTTGTTCAGTCAGCACCGCGTGGCCCCCGTGGCGCATTACCCCGACTTGTTGTTAGAGACTTTGCGTGCCAGCAGCCCATCGACCACCGACAACCCAACGGTGGTGGTGCTCACACCTGGCATGTACAACAGCGCCTACTTCGAACACGCTTTCTTGGCGCAACAAATGGGTGTGGAGTTGGTCGAAGGCCAAGACCTGTTTGTGAAAGATAACTTTGTCTACATGCGCACCACGCGCGGGCCTAAACGTGTAGATGTGATTTACCGCCGAGTGGATGACGATTTCTTAGACCCACAGGTGTTTAGACCTAACTCCACCTTGGGTTGCGCGGGCTTGATGGAGGTCTACAAAGCCGGGCATGTGAATATTTGTAACGCCGTGGGCACGGGCATTGCCGACGACAAATCGATCTACCCCTACGTGCCGCAAATGATTGAGTTTTATTTGGGCGAGAAGCCCATCCTCAACAACGTGCCGACTTTCCAATGCCGCAAGAAGGAAGACCTAGATTACACGCTGGCGCATTTGAGTGAGCTGGTGGTGAAGGAAGTCCACGGTGCAGGGGGCTATGGCATGCTGGTCGGACCTGCGGCAACCAAGGCTGAGATTGAGGAGTTTCGTGCTGTGCTCAAGGCCAAGCCCGATGGCTACATCTCGCAGCCCACACTGAGTTTGTCGAGCTGCCCGACCTATGTGGAAAGCGGCATTGCGCCACGCCACATCGACTTGCGCCCGTTTGTGCTGAGTGGCAAGAGCGTGCAAATGGTGCCCGGCGGCTTGACCCGCGTGGCGCTGAAAGAAGGCTCACTGGTGGTGAACTCGTCTCAAGGCGGCGGCACCAAAGACACATGGATTCTTGAGGTTTGAAAATGCTGAGCCGTACTGCCGACCATTTATTTTGGATGTCCCGCTACACCGAGCGGGCTGAAAACACCGCACGTTTGTTGGATGTGAACTACCAAACCTCGTTGCTGCCGCAATCTGCTGAAGTGGCGTTGCTGGGGTGGGAAGGCTTGCTGTCCATCAGCGAGTTGCTGCCCGCCTACCAAGCGCGTCATGGTGATGTCACGCCTCAGCGCGTGATGGAGTTCATGGTGAAGGACGAGAGCAACCCTTCTTCCATCATCTCGTGTCTGCGTGCTGCGCGTGAGAACGCACGTGCGGTGCGTGGCACCCTGACCACCGAAGTCTGGGAGACACAAAACCAAACTTGGTTGGAGTTGAATCGTTTGCTCAAGGGCGGTTTGCTAGAGCGCGACCCTGGGGAGTTTTTTGAATGGGTCAAATTCCGTTCGCACCTTTCACGCGGCGTGACCGTGGGCACCATGTTGATGGACGAAGCCTTGCACTTCATGCGCTTGGGCACCTTCCTTGAGCGTGCTGATAACACCGCACGCCTGGTGGATGTGAAGTTCCACGCCGTGCATGGCGACTTATTTGCCGATGGCAGCGAGAAAGCCCAGCAACACGACTTCTACCACTGGAGCGCGATTTTGCGCAGCGTGTCCGGCTTTGAGATTTACCGCAAGGTGTATCGCGATGTGATTCACCCCGAACGTGTGGCCGAGTTGTTGATCTTGCGCGCGGATATGCCGCGCTCCTTGCATGCATGCATGAAGGAAGTCGTGAGCAATATTGCGATGGTGTCGGATGACCGCTCGTTAGAGAGCTATCGACGAGCCGGCAAGCTGTGCGCGGAAATGGAATTTGGCCGCATCGAAGAAATTTTGGCCAACGGATTACACGCCTATCTCACACAGTTCTTAGACCGCGTGAATGAAATAGGCGCGTGTATCAGCCGAGAGTTTTTGATGCCGAATTGATGGCGGCTTAACCGCCGCGACGCATCATGTCGAAGAACTCGACGTTGGACTTGGTCGCCTTCATGCTCTTCAACACCATTTCCATGGATTCGATCTCGTCCATGTTGTACATGAACTGGCGCAGGATGCGGGTCTTTTGCAAGATCTCAGGTGGCAACAACATCTCTTCGCGGCGGGTGCCGCTGCGGTTGAGTTGAATCGCTGGGAACACACGCTTTTCGTACAAGCGGCGGTCGAGGTGAATTTCACAGTTACCTGTGCCTTTGAATTCTTCAAAGATCACTTCGTCCATGCGACTGCCGGTGTCGACCAAGGCCGTGGCGATGATGGTGAGTGAGCCACCTTCTTCTACTTTGCGGGCTGCACCAAAGAAGCGCTTGGGGCGTTGCAAGGCGTTGGAGTCCACACCGCCTGACAGCACTTTGCCCGATGAAGGCACGACGTTGTTGTAAGCGCGGGCAAGGCGGGTGATGGAGTCGAGCAAGATGACCACATCTTTTTTCAGTTCGACCAAACGCTTGGCGCGTTCGATCACCATCTCAGCCACGTGCACGTGGCGTGCGGCGGGTTCGTCAAACGTCGAGGCAATCACTTCGGCTTTGACCGAGCGCTGCATTTCTGTCACTTCTTCAGGGCGCTCGTCCACCAGCAACACCATCATGTGGGCGTCGGGGTAGTTGGCCGAAATGGCGTGGGCGATGTGCTGCATCATCACGGTCTTACCGCTCTTGGGCGGTGCGACGACCAAGGCGCGTTGGCCTTTGCCGATGGGCGCAATGATGTCGATGATGCGGCCGGTGATGTTTTCTTCGCCTTTGATTTCGCGTTCCAACTTCATCTGTTCGCGCGGGAAGAGCGGGGTCAAGTTTTCAAACATGACCTTGTGCTTGTTGTTCTCAGGCAGGTCGTTGTTGACCTTGTCGAGTTTGGTCAAAGCGAAGTAACGCTCGCCATCTTTTGGGATGCGCACTTCGCCTTCAATCATGTCGCCGGTGTGCAGGTTAAAGCGGCGCACTTGGCTGGGGCTGATGTAGATGTCGTCTGTCGATGCGGTGTAGCTGGTGTCGGGGCTACGCAAGAAGCCAAAGCCGTCGGGCAAGATTTCGAGCACGCCGTCGGCAAACACTTGTTCGCCCGCTTTGGCACGCTTTTTGATGATGGCAAACATCAGCTCTTGCTTGCGCATGCGGCCCGTGTTTTCGATTTCGAGGGCTTCAGCTTGTTTCAGCACTTCAGACACGTGCAGTGCCTTGAGTTCGTTCAGATGCATCTTGGGACTCCAATACGGGAGTTCGTTAAACAAATAGGGTGGGGGGAGGTCGCTGCGAGGAGAGAAATACCTCTAGACCGGAATTCAAGCCCTGATGGGGAGCCGAGTAGCCTCATGGGCTGCAAGGTGAATTCGGTTCGAATTATGACAGGAAAAAAGCCCGCAGACGAACCATCTGCAGGCTTTTTGTTGAGGGCGTTTAACGCAGAATCAGGCCAATTGCTGGTTGATAAAGTCAGTCAACTGGGCTTTGCTCATGGCGCCCACTTTGGTGGCAGCGAGTTGACCGCCTTTGAACACCATCAGGGTAGGGATGCCACGGATGCCCAATTTACCTGGGATGTCACGGTTTTCGTCCACGTTCATTTTGGCGATTTGGAGCTTGCCTTCGTAGGCGGTAGCCACTTCGTCCAAGATGGGGGCAATCATTTTGCAAGGACCGCACCATTCGGCCCAGTAGTCCACCAAGACGGGTTTGTCAGCTTGCAGGACGTCTGCTTCAAAGCTGGAGTCGGTGATGTGTTTGATCAAATCGCTGGCCATGGTTTTATTTCCTCTTTCAATTGGCGATAGAGCTACAGTTGGGGGCATTGTGGCAGAAACCAAGTATCCCCATGAAAACTCTCACCATTGATGTTGTCTCCGATGTTGTGTGCCCCTGGTGCTATGTGGGCAAGCGCCGCTTAGAGCGAGCTTTGGCACTTTTAGCAGTTCAGCACCCCGATGTGGACCCTGTGGTGCAGTGGCACACATTTCAGCTCAACCCCGACATGCCTCCTGAGGGCATGGCCCGAGCCTATTATGTGAGCCGCAAGTTTGGGGAAGATGCCTCCGCGATTTATGACCGAGTGGCCGCTGTCGGTAAAGAGGTGGGGATTGCATTCGCATTTGACAACATCAGTCGTCAGCCCAACACGGTAGTGGCGCACAGTTTGATCGCTGTGTCTGAGCCAGGCCTGCAACAAGATGCAATGGTAGAAGCCTTTTTCAAAGCCTATTTCATTGACGGCCTCGATTTGACGGAGGCTTCGGTATTGATGGACGTTGCGCAGTCTGCGGGCATGGACCGTGCTGCGGCTGAGCAGCATTTGCAAAACTCAGCCTTGCATAGCCAAACCATTGACAGCGACAAAGCCGCGCGTGAGATGGGCATTACGGGTGTGCCATTTTTTATCTTCAATCGACAGGTAGGTTTGTCTGGCGCGCACGAAGCCGAAACCTTGCTTCAAGGCATGGTGGAGGCGATGAACGCCGCTACCGACGATTAACGTTTTTCAATCAACGGCGTCGCGTTTGGCGATGCCGCTGCGGCCACGCGGTAAATCAAGTGGTAGACCAATCCCACAAATACGCTGCCACCCACCAAGTTGCCCAAAATCACGGGGCCTAAGTTGCCCAACATGCCGCTCACTGTGAGCGTGTTGCCTGCAGCGCCAATGACATTCATCGCAGTAGCAGGCTCCGCGTATTGAATGATGAGTGCGAGCTGCATGAAATACATATTGGCAATGCTGTGCTCAAACCCTGCAGCCACAAAAGCAGTGATCGGAAAGATGATGGCCAACACTTTGTCCACCACGCTGCGGCCCGCCATGGCCATCCACACGGCCATGCACACCAACACATTGCACAAAACGCCTTTGAAGAAGGCTTCGTGCCATACCAAGTTTTGCTTGGCGAACGCGATCTTCAAGACGGTATTGCCAATCGCACCGCCATTGGCGTGGGTGTGACCGCTCAAGTACACCAGCAAGGCCAAGCCGGTGGTTCCGACTAAGTTGGCCGCACACACTAGCACCCAGTTACGCAGCACTTCGCGGCTGGTGATTTGCCCATCGGCCCAAGCCATGGCCAGCAAGTTGTTGCCAGTGAAGAGTTCAGCGCCTGCGATGACCACCAAGATCAGACCTAAGCAAAACACAAAACCGCCGAGCAATTGGCTGATGGCGAAGCTCAGGCTCGCATCCGATTTGATGATGACAAAAAACATGCCGCCCAAGCCAATGAATGCCCCCGCCAGCAAGCCCAGCATGAGCAAGGGCAGGGTGGCCATGTGCGCTTTGGCAACGCCCACGGTTTCAACCTTGAGGGCAATTTCTTTGGGGGCGTAGGCATCAGAGCCAAAGAGTTCGGGCATGGTGTGTTTCGTTGGTGTTGATTTGGCTAATTTACTACTTCAACTGGCAGAATTGGTGTACTCATTTGTTTTTCGGAGTCGATTCATGTCTCAACCTCCTTCCAATATGGTGCGTGCCTTGGTCTTGCGCGAGCTAGAGTCGGGTACGCGCGACGATGGCTTGTGGTTGCAGGCCATGTTTGAATCGAACATGGACAAAACCAAAGCGCAAGTGCGCTACATCGAGCTGCGTTCGCAGGCCCTGCAGGGCGATGTCAAAGGGATGTTGATCAAACAGATTCGAGGCGCGGTCGCACAAGACAGTGGTGTGCGCCTGAATAACGCCAGTTTGGCTGAGTACTTGGCCGCGAAAACTACTTCTTCAGGGCGTAAGTAGGCCGTAGATTCGGTGGCAGCAAAAGCACAGGCACGCACTTTTGGGGCTTGACTTGTGACTGCTTGATCGATTCAAACAATTTGGTTTGTGCCGAGGGCACCGGCAACTTGAATTCTTCGTAATTCATGATGCGTGTGTTGGCCGCTTTGCGCTGCAACAACTGAGACGTCATCATGTGCATGTAAGCATCCTTGGCACTGTCAGGCCAAATGTCCCATTCTTCGCGGAAAGTTTTGACGTGAGCCCGCAAAAACGCGTCCAGCTCTTTGTGCTCGACTTCGTGTTGGATGGTTTCAAACGCCCTGTCGACGAAAGGCTGAATGTCATCTGGCTCTTGCGGAGCATTGACTTCGGCGTTGGTTGATTCGGTCGTCTCGGGAGGGGGCGCTGTTTCGACAACTGAGGGTGTTTCTGCCATGCTGTCGGCAGAGGTATCTTCACCAGACGGCTTCGCATCGACGACCTCTTCGGCGGTCTCGACGCCCTCGGGTGGCGCATCGGAGTCAGAGGTTTGTGCCACCTCAACGGGCGCGTCAACGCCCTCAGACACCGCTTGGGTGTCTGCCGTGGAATCTTCTTGTGCTACTTCAGTCGTTTCTTCTGCCATCCCATCGGCATCGGTATGAATTGAGAATTCTTAAGCGCTGACCAGCAAATATTTTTAATAACGCGCAGCACGTGCTCGGTCCACCTGCATAGGGCTCACAGCAGGCGCTTGATTGCCCCATTGGCTGCGAATGTGGTTGAGTACATCGGCGATTTGTTGGTTGTTGAGGGTGAACAAATACGGTGGCATGCCATAAGGGCGCGGTTGTCCTGTGGTGCTAGGTCCGTAGCCGCCGTAAAGCGCCATTTGAATCAAGTTGTCGGGTCGTGCCAACATCACTGCAGGGTTGCCAGCCAGTGCGGGGTAGATTTGTACTTTGCCTTCACCGTTGTCACCGTGGCAGCTGGCGCAATGGGTTTTGTAGAGCGTGTGTGCGGCGGGGGAAGATGCGGCCAATGGCGCATTCAGTGGCGTGTTTGCATCCGAGCTGACTTTGATGTTCGACTTCAGATAAGTCGCAATCGCCATAGCATCGGGTTGCGTCAGGTGTTGGCCCGAGTACTGCACAAATTCGGCCATCGGACCACTGGCGTGGGCCTGTTGAGTCTGTCCTACGCGCAGCAAATGGGCCGTATCGCTGAGTGTGCTGGTGCTCAGGCTGGTTTGTGTGGGCTCGGTCAAGCTGGGGGCCATCCACATTTGAGGCGATAAAAATCCACCAGACAAATCATCTACCTTGGGGAAGCTACCCAAGGCGTTTCGCTGTCCGTGGCAAGCAGCACAGTGGCCAGCACTTTGAACGAGGTAGGCCCCGCGGTTCCACTCGGCAGATTCGTTGGGGTTGGCTTTGAAAGGTGTGGGCGTGAAAAAGAGTGATCGCCAAACAGCAATCACGGGCTGTGTGCCCAGCGGCCACGTGAGCTGGTGGGGCGGTTGTGCTTGCTCGACCGCGGGGACGGTTTGTAGCCACAAGAACAGGGCGTGCACATCATCAGGGGTGAACACGCTGGTGTGGTTGTAGGGAAACACGGGTAACAGCAAACGGCCATTGCGTGAACGTCCCCAGCTGAGTGCTGTGGCGAAATCGGTCTCGCGCCAATCACCAAGACCATTTGTTTTCGATGCCGTGAGGTTGCTGCTGAAGACCGCGCCGAAGGGGGTGTCAATGCGTCGGCCACCAGCTAGGGTGTCGCCACCCTTGGCCGTATGGCAGGCCACGCAGCCACCGATGTGTGCCAAGTATTTGCCGCGTGCGAGCGTGTCGGTCGCGTCAGATGTGGTTGAGGTGATGCCCGATTCAATGGGATGAATGAATCGTCCCCAGTTGTCCCAGACCACCCATGCACTGAGTGACAACAGGCTGGCGAGGGCAAGGCGTGTTAGCCATTTGGAGGTGTGCAAGCCTTGTTTCATTGCGGCGCTCCCTGAAGTTCAGGTGCGCTGCCGCAGCGTGTCTTGGGGGCAAGACGCGTGGCTTGCAGCGAATTCTTTTGGGTTGGCACATGCTGCGCGGCTAGCCAGCCGGTGACAGCTGCAGCATCGGAGGCCGTGAGGCGTTTGGCAATCTCGCCCATGCAGTCGGGGGCGACAGTCGAGCGCTCACCCAAAGACCAAGCCGAAAGCTGAGCGCCAAGGTAGGCCGATGGCAAGCCCAACAGGCTGGGGACATGGGCGGTGTTGCCCATGAGGTTTTCACCATGGCAGCTGTTGCATGCTGGAATTTGCAGGGCTGCATCACCTTGCAATGCCAATTGTTTGCCGCGTGCCATTTGTGTGCTGTTGAGGCTGACACCACGCGTGCTCGGTGGCAAATAGGGCACTTGCAGGGAGGCAAAGTAATGGGCCATGTCGCGCTGGTATTCAGCCGAGAGTGGGTCCATCATGCGTCGCATCATGGTGTAGTGGCGGCGACCTTGCGAGAAGTTTTGCATTTGGTTGAACAGATAGCCCGCAGGCTTACCAGCCAAGCGTGGGTAGTACCCATCTGGGCCAGCGCGGCCTTGATCGCCGTGACAAGCCTCACAGGGTTTGATGCGTTCGGTCATGTCCGATGCGTGTGCGCTTGCATGGGCCAGAAGCATCACGCAAGTCAACGAAAGGCTAATGAGATGTTTCATAGAGGCTCAGCTTGTGGCTCGCTGCAATTGCACGGTGGTGTAGACCGACACAGCCAGCAAGATAGCGGCGCCAGTGTTGTGCAACACAGCCAAGCCCAAAGGCCATTGCAGC
This window harbors:
- a CDS encoding cytochrome c — translated: MKQGLHTSKWLTRLALASLLSLSAWVVWDNWGRFIHPIESGITSTTSDATDTLARGKYLAHIGGCVACHTAKGGDTLAGGRRIDTPFGAVFSSNLTASKTNGLGDWRETDFATALSWGRSRNGRLLLPVFPYNHTSVFTPDDVHALFLWLQTVPAVEQAQPPHQLTWPLGTQPVIAVWRSLFFTPTPFKANPNESAEWNRGAYLVQSAGHCAACHGQRNALGSFPKVDDLSGGFLSPQMWMAPSLTEPTQTSLSTSTLSDTAHLLRVGQTQQAHASGPMAEFVQYSGQHLTQPDAMAIATYLKSNIKVSSDANTPLNAPLAASSPAAHTLYKTHCASCHGDNGEGKVQIYPALAGNPAVMLARPDNLIQMALYGGYGPSTTGQPRPYGMPPYLFTLNNQQIADVLNHIRSQWGNQAPAVSPMQVDRARAARY
- a CDS encoding c-type cytochrome — translated: MKHLISLSLTCVMLLAHASAHASDMTERIKPCEACHGDQGRAGPDGYYPRLAGKPAGYLFNQMQNFSQGRRHYTMMRRMMDPLSAEYQRDMAHYFASLQVPYLPPSTRGVSLNSTQMARGKQLALQGDAALQIPACNSCHGENLMGNTAHVPSLLGLPSAYLGAQLSAWSLGERSTVAPDCMGEIAKRLTASDAAAVTGWLAAQHVPTQKNSLQATRLAPKTRCGSAPELQGAPQ